The Salmo trutta chromosome 27, fSalTru1.1, whole genome shotgun sequence genome includes the window TCAGTCGCCCCGGGTGTGTTAGAGCCATGCTGTGCAGGCGTTGACCGTCCCCGCTCTAACCAAATCACATCGCCGGACAGAAGGAAGAGGAAAACATGCAGAGCCAGGATATGTAAAGTCAGAAGTGCTGCCATCTTTTATATTAAAAGATGCTAGCTGATTGGAGATACGGACGTGGTAGCGCCATTGGTGGCGTACGTAAAAAAGTCTTCTCTGCAATCAACGCTTCATAGGTATTTATTTCGTCATGTTTATTTGACCTTATTGGTTAACAGCGATTTGCTATCACAAGCTTTCTCCGAGTACGGACATACTGAGTAATTCTACTGAAGAGTTTATCGATCATGTCCTTCCTCAGCGATTTAGTATCTATCCATGTCAACTAATACCAATTAGAATGTCACTCCCCTTTGCAGCAGAACTTGTATCTATATCTGCTATTAAGTTTTGCCTTTTATGGATTAAGTTTGCAATGTAACGTTTCCACTTATCAGACCGGTCTAGAGAAATGTCTAGAGGATGTAATGATCGCTTGGCGTTGGCGATGCTTTATTATTTGTTAGCAACACTACATCTTTTAACTTTGTGTAAAGGTTTTATGATAAATGGTCAattgtttttaaatatatgttTTGGTTGTTTTGATTAGGTTTGTGCTCCTCGCAAACACCCAGATCCTTTATTGGCCACTTGATTAAATATGTTGTATCCCACTGggacacaaactggttgaatcaatgttgtttccacagcatttcaacccccccaaaaatgctatgTTATGACGTTAAATCAatttggaaaactgattggatttacaAAAAGTCATCATCATTTAAGGAATTTtggtttgtattttttttcacccaacttttaaccaatGACATggtaaaaaagaagaaaaaaaagatttcacattgaattcactttACTTTACAAttcaaacaaatgtaaataaaactaAACGTTGAATGGACCACTCTGTCCAGAGAGATAACACGTCCTATAAATCTTTTGATAGAGTCCAGGTTAAACTGGACGACAGTTATTATTTAATAGTCAAAGCACCAAATGATGTATTGTTATACCCAAGTATAATGTATATATCTTGTTTTTCTAACTCTTTGTTAATTATTTGGTTTCGTCAGTTAATATATTCCCTAACTTGTTTGTTAGAAAAAGAGAAGGGTGGAAAAAAATGACTGCACACAATCTACAGTACAAGAGCTTGAAGTTCATGTGTAGGTGATTGTGAAATTCACGTTCTCTCCCACCGTGTTAAACAGACCATGGTCAGAATTGGTGTGTTTTAGGCCTTGATAGGAAATGTTCTGACTTGCTCTGTGGAGATGACATTGTTGGTGTTTTAAAGCAGAGATTCTCTTTATAGGCAGTCCACTGTTGGTACTCGTTGGTCTTCAATAAACACCATCGTTGATCATGATCTAGGAGCTAGTTTCATTTCTTCACGTTTATAGTTAGGTTCATTGATTGGTAAGAGCTGCATCACTAAACTGTAGATTATGTTCTCATTGAACATACAgctctatacactacactacagtacgtCTTTCAGTCACACACATTGGTTTCAAGAGGTGGTTAGTAACTACTAGTGGCCATTGCTATTTACATGTGTAATAATACATATAGTATTGCTATTTACCAGTGTAATAATACATATAGTATTGCTATTTACCAGTGTAATAATACATACAGTATTGCTATTTACATGTGTAATAATACATATAGTATTGCTATTTGCATGTGTAATAATACATATAGTATTGCTATTTACATGTGTAATAATACATATAGTATTGCTATTTACCACTGTAATAATACATATAGTATTGCTATTTACCAGTGTAATAATACATACAGTATTGCTATTTACATGTGTAATAATACATATAGTATTGCTATTTGCATGTGTAATAATACATATAGTATTGCTATTTACATGTGTAATAATACATACAGTATTGCTATTTGCATGTGTAATAATACATATAGTATTGCTATTTACATGTGTAATAATACATATAGTATTGCTATTTACCAGTGTAATAATACATATAGTATTGCTATTTACCAGTGTAATAATACATACAGTATTGCTATTTACATGTGTAATAATACATATAGTATTGCTATTTGCATGTGTAATAATACATATAGTATTGCTATTTACATGTGTAATAATACATACAGTATTGCTATTTGCATGTGTAATAATACATATAGTATTGCTATTTGCATGTCTAATAATACATATAGTATTGCTATTTACATGTGTAATAATACATATAGTATTGCTATTTACATGTGTAATAATACATTTAGTATTGCTATTTACATGTGTAATAATACATATAGTATTGCTATTTACGTGTGTAATAACACATATAGTATAGCTAAACCCTTGACAAGACAACTGAATTGCAGGTTTCAACTTGCAACACAAAATAATGAACACTGGTCAAAAATATGATTATAATTTAACATAATGATCATTTAAGTCTACAAAATGTTCTAACTTTTGCTCCACTAAGGAGCAGATACCAAAGGCAGTGTTTACTGCTGACAGTACAGAAAAAGACTACAGCATCATGTCTCACCTGGTTCATCACAGGTTTATTCACTTATTTCACAGGGAGTCTGTCTATGGAATCTTCCATCATGGGAATGATCAGCTGATCCTGGTTTCCCTGTATTCCGCTTTCATCGCTTTGGGATGGTTTGCTGCTGCTGTGGAACGTCAGGTAGGAATACACAAGTCCCCCTGATATACTGACGAGAAGAGAGAACTGTAGAGTAGGACATTGGCAATAACTTAAACAGAATGGCATACCAACAGCGTTCTTGAGCTAATGTGTCACGACTTGGAAACTCATCCGCTCTTACCAAATATTTAACCCCAGGAAGTTTGTCCATGAAAACAGGTAGTCTCCACCTAAAAACATGCCGATGTAGGCCACAGCAACGTTCTGCGGAAAACAATTGATCTTGATACACTAGTTGCGTTGGCATAATATTCATGGATATGTGGACTCGTGAGAAGGACATGATCAGAAGAGGATTGtgcatttgaaaacatttttttctccCCATTTTGCGCTCACTGAACCTGACCCAGCTGTGTCAACACAGCCCCAAAATGTTAGGAACAAACATATTGACCCACATGTTACTGGTCCACATGTGTTCTTCTTACCTTAATTGCTCCCACCACCGTGGTGGTCAGTGCAGAGTTGTAGTGGCTACACAGCACTATGGAATACATCAGCACAAACCTTAAACAGAGGCACAATATTTTTATCATGGTATACTTACATTTCATATGATTTTtatgattattatttattattattaataagaCCACCACCCCCTAGTTAAGGGCCTTTTGTTTTTTTAACATAGATTTATTTTTCAAGTTCAAATATACATTATAGAACGCCATGTGAACGATCATAGTTTTTGGAAGAAAATGGAAAGagacatagaaataaacaaaataaagaaGAATAGAAATTCAAAAAATGACATCCGTAAAAGGACCAAAATAAGTAAGAATACTAATAATTACAGGAGTTTATTTTAGTGTCGTTAAACAAAGGGAATTATTCCACAAACATATGTCCCTCTTTTTGTCTATACAGTTATTGGGCAAGGTACAATCTGATGGGAGTCCATTTCCACAGAAAAGTATCCATCTTTAGTTGCAACCTGGCTGTCATATTTTCCATAATTGTCCATTTATTCCCGTTGATTTACAGTTGGCGGCTGTGGTTTAAGCCAACTGAACATAATAATTTTCTGTGCAATCACTAACAGTGCCCTTaatatgtacatttgttttttttatcttcCAGGTTACAAGGTATTATACCCCTAATAAAATGAACATTGGTACCAGCGGTAACTCAATGTCCAGGATTGTCTTCACTGCTTTCTTTTTTTGATGCTCTTCCAGAACCCTTGTAACTTTGGACAGTACCagatgtgtgtgtggtctcataTTTTTCAACACAGCGACTCTCAACAGTGCTGAAGCTTTTTGACCACATTTTCGATATCAACAAAGGTGTTTTAAAGTATCTCATCTTCACTTATCAGTCAAAATCCCTCCACGCTGGGCTACTATTGCATTTGTGACTACTTTCACAAATTCTCTCCCATGATTCATCTTCCACCAGCACATTCATTTCTAGTTCACGTTTTCCTTTAACATCCCACGTGTGGTCAGAAGTGGTCATTTGAAACCTTTTATGTAACTGGGACACCTCTTTTTTGGCTGCTATTTGCCCTTCTAATATGTTTATGAAATATTGCTCTACAATGAATGGTAGTAGGGGCCTTTTGTATTACTTTTTTTAATATGTTCTAAGATTTGTTAGGGGAAGTTGtgttggtgtaacagtgtaggttccgtccctctcttcgccccaacctgggctcgaaccagggacccttgcacacatcaacaactgacaccccacgaagcatcgtcacccatcgcgccacaaaagccgcggccattgcaacgcaaggggaaaccctacttcaagtctcagagcgagtgacgtcactgattgaaacgctattagcacgcaccaccgctaactaactagccatttcacatcggttacactggcaACGATTGAGGCCAATGGGACAACATCATGGCTAAGGTGGGACGTGTCTCAGTGTTCTGCTCCGCCTCCGGTTGATGAGGAAGGATATCCTCATGGAGACTACACTTCCTTCAGACACATCTTGCTCTCACAATGTTGAACCACAACAGATCAAATTACATAAGTGGAATAATCCCCCTTTAACAGCCATATAAAAAGGGATACGCTGCCAGTTTCTTTTTGAGTCATTTGTACACTGACTTACCCCATGAGGCAGGAAATAAGGAAGCAGGAAACAAAGGGGGCATTCAACCAGTGTTCAAATGTGATGGCCTGTCAACGgataacaaacacacagacagcgggtcagacaggcagacagacgggaattaactggtcctagatctgtggcTAAAAGCGATGCTTATCCTGAGAAAACAAGAAATCCATTTACCTTGTGTAAATCCCCAGTGAATGCACTTGCCAGAAGAGCTGGGATGACGATGATGAATGCATTGTAAAATAAGATCCCATATTTTCCAAGACCCTTTAAAGAAATAGAAACCTTTATTTCATGTGAATCCGAATTACGCAAAACACTTCGCTATTCAACTCCTCAAATGTTCAACCATAAGAGGAGAGTGTTGCTGGAGCTTAAAGATCCAGTGATCCACTGTAGAGGCAGGTTACGCATTTTGCAGTGTTTACTTTAAGGGTGGGCATCCAAACAAATGAATCAACGTCACGTAGCCTGGCGACGTTTAGGTGAGTCATTATCCTGCGAACTCAGACCCTATACATTGTAAGCAATAGAACACAGGTGACTCTTTCAGGAACACCTCACTTCACCTTTCCTCACTTGGCTGGAATGTAAACATGCAGGATGTAAACGTACAACAGAAATTGTTATCGATTGTTGCAAAACTAAGGACTAAATTCATTCAACCTGCCGTATAAATATGTTTGCATTCTCCTGTGCCTGTTTAAGAATCTCTTAATCTGAAAACTGGAAGTATCTATCTGTAAGGAGAATGTTGTCTAGGTGTTTGGTATTATCACAGTACCCAGAACCATTCTGGGAGTTTTTCATTTGACgacgggtaaaaaaaaaaaggtatgttTACGTGCTTAAATCAATTCTTTATCCATTCTTAATTGCCCTGGTCTACATGTTAATAGGGAAAACAGATGGTGGACATATAGTGTGGCTACAATGAGTCCTACCTCAGTTCCCAGCTTCTTCTTGGTGTACACACCACTGGCAGCAGTGAAGACATCATTAAGCAGAATGAATGTGT containing:
- the slc35d2 gene encoding UDP-N-acetylglucosamine/UDP-glucose/GDP-mannose transporter isoform X1 — translated: MSAMSTSANLPEPEHSGLFKFLSAAFYAVSSFLIIVVNKTILTNYRFPSYMFLGIGQMTTTILILYFAKMNQTVHFQDFDRSILVKIFPLPLLYVGNHITGLASTKKLSLPMFTVLRKFTILMTMIMEARLLRKTFPNHLIYSVLAIVFGALVAASSDLAFDAEGYTFILLNDVFTAASGVYTKKKLGTEGLGKYGILFYNAFIIVIPALLASAFTGDLHKAITFEHWLNAPFVSCFLISCLMGFVLMYSIVLCSHYNSALTTTVVGAIKNVAVAYIGMFLGGDYLFSWTNFLGLNICISGGLVYSYLTFHSSSKPSQSDESGIQGNQDQLIIPMMEDSIDRLPVK